One Diceros bicornis minor isolate mBicDic1 chromosome 26, mDicBic1.mat.cur, whole genome shotgun sequence DNA segment encodes these proteins:
- the PGP gene encoding glycerol-3-phosphate phosphatase, giving the protein MAAAEAGGDDGRCVRLSAERAQALLADVDTLLFDCDGVLWRGETAVPGAPEALTALRARGKRLGFITNNSSKTRQAYAEKLRRLGFGGPAGPGAGAEVFGTAYCTALYLRQRLAGAPAPKAYVLGGEALAAELEAVGVACVGVGPEPLQGEGPRSWLDAPLEPDVRAVVVGFDPHFSYMKLIKAVRYLQQPGCLLVGTNMDNRLPLENGRFIAGTGCLVRAVEMAAQRQADIIGKPSRFIFDCVSQEYGINPERTVMVGDRLDTDILLGVTCGLRTILTLTGVSTLRDVKSNQESDCMSKKKMVPDFYVDSIADLLPALQG; this is encoded by the exons TGAGCGCCGAGCGGGCCCAGGCGCTGCTGGCCGACGTGGACACTCTGCTGTTCGACTGCGACGGCGTGCTGTGGCGCGGCGAGACGGCCGTGCCCGGCGCGCCCGAGGCCCTGACGGCGCTGCGGGCCCGCGGCAAGCGCCTCGGCTTCATCACCAACAACAGCAGCAAGACCCGCCAGGCCTACGCCGAGAAGCTGCGGCGCCTGGGCTTCGGAGGCCCGGCGGGGCCCGGTGCTGGCGCCGAGGTCTTCGGCACGGCCTACTGCACCGCGCTCTACCTGCGCCAGCGCCTGGCCGGCGCGCCGGCCCCCAAGGCCTACGTGCTGGGCGGCGAGGCCCTGGCGGCCGAGCTGGAGGCCGTGGGCGTCGCCTGCGTGGGCGTGGGGCCCGAGCCGCTGCAGGGCGAAGGCCCCCGCTCCTGGCTGGACGCGCCGCTGGAGCCCGATGTGCGCGCGGTGGTGGTGGGCTTCGACCCGCACTTCAGCTACATGAAGCTCATCAAGGCCGTGCGCTACCTGCAGCAGCCCGGCTGCCTGCTCGTGGGCACCAACATGGACAACCGGCTCCCGCTCGAGAACGGCCGCTTCATTGCGG GTACCGGCTGTCTGGTCCGAGCCGTGGAGATGGCCGCCCAGCGCCAGGCAGACATCATAGGGAAGCCCAGCCGCTTCATCTTCGACTGCGTGTCCCAGGAGTACGGCATCAACCCGGAGCGCACCGTCATGGTGGGAGATCGCCTGGATACGGACATCCTCCTGGGAGTCACCTGTGGCCTGAGGACCATCCTGACCCTCACCGGAGTCTCCACTCTAAGGGATGTGAAAAGTAATCAGGAAAGTGACTGCATGTCTAAGAAGAAAATGGTCCCTGACTTCTATGTTGACAGTATAGCCGACCTTTTACCCGCACTTCAAGGTTAA
- the MLST8 gene encoding target of rapamycin complex subunit LST8 — MNTSPGTVGSDPVILATAGYDHTVRFWQAHSGICTRTVQHQDSQVNALEITPDRSMIAAAGYQHIRMYDLNSNNPNPIISYDGVNKNIASVGFHEDGRWMYTGGEDCTARIWDLRSRNLQCQRIFQVNAPINCVCLHPNQAELIVGDQSGAIHIWDLKTDHNEQLIPEPEVSITSAHIDPDASYMAAVNSAGNCYVWNLTGGIGDEVTQLIPKTKIPAHTRYALQCRFSPDSTLLATCSADQTCKIWRTSNFSLMTELSIKSSNPGESSRGWMWGCAFSGDSQYIVTASSDNLARLWCVETGEIKREYGGHQKAVVCLAFNDSVLG, encoded by the exons ATGAACACATCCCCAGGCACGGTGGGCAGTGACCCGGTCATCTTGGCCACAGCGGGCTATGACCACACGGTGCGGTTCTGGCAGGCCCACAGCGGGATCTGCACCCGTACAGTGCAGCACCAGGACTCC CAGGTGAACGCGCTCGAGATCACGCCTGACCGCAGCATGATTGCTGCTGCAG GTTACCAGCACATTCGCATGTATGATCTCAACTCCAATAACCCCAACCCCATCATCAGCTATGATGGGGTTAACAAGAATATCGCATCTGTGGGCTTCCATGAGGATGGCCGCTGGATGTACACGGGTGGAGAGGACTGCACCGCCCGGATCTGGGACCTCAG ATCCCGGAACCTGCAGTGTCAGCGGATCTTCCAGGTGAATGCGCCCATTAACTGCGTGTGCCTGCATCCCAACCAG GCAGAACTCATTGTGGGGGACCAGAGCGGCGCCATCCACATCTGGGACTTGAAGACTGACCACAACGAGCAGCTGATCCCCGAGCCCGAGGTCTCCATCACATCTGCCCACATCGACCCTGACGCCAGCTACATGGCAGCAGTCAATAGCGCT GGGAATTGCTATGTCTGGAATCTGACCGGGGGCATTGGTGATGAGGTGACACAGCTCATCCCCAAGACCAAGATCCCAGCGCACACTCGCTATGCCCTGCAGTGCCGCTTCAGCCCTGACTCCAC GCTCCTTGCCACCTGCTCTGCTGACCAGACCTGCAAGATTTGGAGGACATCCAACTTCTCCCTGATGACAGAGCTGAGCATCAAGAGCAGCAACCCTGGAGAGTCGTCCCGAGGCTGGATGTGGGGCTGCGCCTTCTCAGGGGACTCCCAATACATCGTCACCG CTTCCTCTGACAACCTGGCCCGGCTCTGGTGCGTGGAGACGGGAGAGATCAAGAGAGAGTATGGTGGCCACCAGAAAGCCGTCGTCTGCCTGGCCTTCAATGACAGTGTGCTGGGCTAG
- the BRICD5 gene encoding BRICHOS domain-containing protein 5 — protein sequence MEQGSCRKESPGPGPVGVSASHHPGPSPGTKTQGMSWSATLLPAPLTTVCPQVKTKPCHGGWRAPGLLLLLLLSLATVGAVAGGLLGFASSPPKPLLQMLRLTLPSPRVPRSNQTTQVDVARNVATIRVTPAESNGSWAVLFDGQSGRVCYRPWGHPACFLHLMEARDRQTLQLLVNTSGAQGSRSPSQDTHYAQELLAVLGSHEVDPTQVGASVQHLCAKTPIYWARRAEGPPRQRLIYLCIDICFPSNVCVSVCFYYLPD from the exons ATGGAGCAGGGGAGCTGCCGCAAGGAGAGCCCCGGGCCTGGGCCTGTTGGGGTGAGTGCCTCCCACCACCCAGGGCCCTCTCCTGGGACAAAGACCCAGGGCATGTCCTGGTCAG CCACCCTGCTCCCTGCCCCACTGACTACAGTGTGCCCCCAGGTGAAGACCAAGCCCTGCCATGGGGGCTGGAGAGCCCCtggcctgctgctgctgctgctgctgtcactGGCCACTGTGGGGGCCGTGGCTGGGGGGCTTCTTGGCTTTGCTTCCAGCCCTCCCAAG CCACTGCTGCAGATGCTCCGTCTGACTCTCCCAAGCCCCAGGGTGCCCCGGTCCAACCAAACCACCCAGGTGGACGTGGCCCGGAACGTGGCGACCATCAGGGTGACCCCAGCTGAGAGCAATGGCAGTTGGGCAGTGCTGTTCGACGGGCAGAGC GGCCGTGTCTGTTACCGCCCCTGGGGGCACCCGGCCTGCTTCCTCCACCTGATGGAGGCCCGAGACCGACAGACCCTGCAGCTGCTGGTGAATACCTCCGGG GCGCAAGGGTCTCGCAGCCCCAGCCAGGACACCCACTACGCCCAGGAGCTGCTGGCGGTGCTTGGGAGCCACGAAGTGGACCCCACCCAAGTGGGGGCTTCGGTGCAGCACCTTTGCGCGAAGACCCCCATTTACTGGGCCCGCCGAGCAGAGG ggcccccgaggcagCGGCTGATCTACCTGTGCATCGACATCTGCTTCCCAAGCAACGTCTGCGTGTCAGTCTGCTTTTATTACCTCCCAGACTGA